In Amycolatopsis methanolica 239, a single genomic region encodes these proteins:
- the treZ gene encoding malto-oligosyltrehalose trehalohydrolase, with protein MTFRVWAPAVSRVRVRTRGAEHEMTAGGGGWWFSDVPAPPGADYAFVLDDDEKALPDPRSSWQPQGVHGPSRIYDHSAFGWTDGSWAGRALPGGVIYELHIGTFTPEGTFDAAIGRLDHLVDLGVTFVEVLPVNSFDGTDGWGYDGVLWGAAHEPYGGPDGFKRFVDACHARGLAVVLDVVYNHLGPSGAYLDRFGPYFAGSNDWGPGLNLDGEGSDEVRRYVLDNALGWLRDFHVDALRLDAVHALSDRRATHLLEELAVEVEALSAAVRRPLTLIAESDLNDPRLVTAREGGGYGLHAQWCDDLHHALHVTLSGETSGYYADFGAPGALAKTLRQAFFHAGTWSSFRERTHGRPVDTRTVPGHRFLIYLQNHDQIGNRATGDRLSASVSPGRLACGAAIVFCSPYTPMVFMGEEWAARTPWQFFASFPDPELAEAVRTGRRREFARHGWGEAEVPDPMDPATVERSRLDWSEPGKEGHREMLGLYRSLIALRRSRPELADPWLDRFEVRADGPLLVLDRGALRLVCNFGPEAADLGDPAGNVLLSWGGATATHLPPDTFVLIDALG; from the coding sequence ATGACCTTCCGGGTGTGGGCGCCCGCCGTCTCGCGGGTGCGCGTGCGCACCCGCGGCGCCGAGCACGAGATGACGGCCGGTGGCGGCGGCTGGTGGTTCTCCGACGTGCCGGCGCCGCCGGGCGCCGACTACGCGTTCGTGCTCGACGACGACGAGAAGGCGCTTCCCGATCCGCGGTCGTCGTGGCAGCCCCAGGGCGTGCATGGGCCCTCGCGGATCTACGACCACTCCGCGTTCGGCTGGACCGACGGGTCGTGGGCAGGGCGGGCGCTGCCCGGCGGCGTGATCTACGAGCTGCACATCGGCACGTTCACCCCGGAGGGCACCTTCGACGCGGCGATCGGGCGGCTCGACCACCTCGTCGACCTCGGCGTCACGTTCGTCGAGGTGCTCCCGGTCAACTCGTTCGACGGCACCGACGGCTGGGGCTACGACGGGGTGCTGTGGGGCGCGGCGCACGAGCCCTACGGCGGGCCGGACGGGTTCAAGCGGTTCGTCGACGCCTGCCACGCGCGCGGTCTGGCCGTGGTGCTCGACGTCGTCTACAACCACCTCGGGCCGTCGGGGGCGTACCTGGACCGGTTCGGCCCCTACTTCGCGGGCAGCAACGACTGGGGCCCCGGCCTCAATCTGGACGGCGAGGGTTCCGACGAGGTCCGCCGGTACGTGCTGGACAACGCGCTCGGCTGGCTCCGGGACTTCCACGTCGACGCGCTGCGGCTGGACGCGGTGCACGCGCTGAGCGACCGGCGGGCCACGCACCTGCTGGAGGAGCTGGCGGTGGAGGTGGAGGCGCTGTCGGCGGCGGTGCGGCGGCCGCTGACGCTGATCGCCGAGTCGGATCTCAACGATCCGCGGCTGGTCACCGCGCGCGAGGGCGGCGGGTACGGGCTGCACGCCCAATGGTGCGACGACCTGCACCACGCGCTGCACGTGACGCTGTCCGGGGAGACCAGCGGGTACTACGCCGACTTCGGCGCGCCCGGGGCGCTGGCGAAGACGCTGCGGCAGGCGTTCTTCCACGCCGGCACGTGGTCGTCGTTCCGGGAGCGGACGCACGGGCGGCCGGTCGACACGCGGACGGTGCCCGGGCACCGGTTCCTGATCTACCTGCAGAACCACGACCAGATCGGCAACCGGGCGACCGGCGACCGGTTGTCCGCTTCGGTGTCGCCGGGACGCCTGGCCTGCGGCGCGGCGATCGTGTTCTGCTCGCCGTACACGCCGATGGTGTTCATGGGCGAGGAGTGGGCGGCGCGCACGCCGTGGCAGTTCTTCGCGTCGTTCCCGGACCCGGAGCTGGCCGAGGCCGTGCGGACGGGCCGCCGCCGCGAGTTCGCCCGCCACGGCTGGGGCGAGGCCGAGGTGCCGGACCCGATGGACCCGGCGACCGTGGAGCGCTCGCGGCTGGACTGGTCCGAGCCGGGCAAGGAGGGGCATCGCGAGATGCTCGGCCTGTACCGGTCGCTGATCGCGCTGCGCCGGTCCCGGCCGGAGCTGGCGGACCCGTGGCTGGACCGGTTCGAGGTGCGCGCGGACGGCCCGCTCCTGGTCCTCGACCGCGGCGCCCTGCGGTTGGTGTGCAACTTCGGCCCCGAAGCGGCCGACCTGGGCGACCCGGCGGGCAACGTGCTGCTCTCCTGGGGCGGCGCCACGGCCACCCACCTGCCCCCGGACACGTTCGTCCTGATCGATGCCCTCGGCTGA